The nucleotide window GATTCGAGGAAAAACTTGAAATTCGCTGAATCCGCAGTCGCCATCGGCCGATATTAGGACATGCCGTTGGTACGCGGTGATGCGTCAAAATTTGACGATTACAGAAAGCCGGCGGACCGGTGCTGCGTGTGGAGCTAGCCCAAGGATTCGGGCCAAGCTCGAGCGCCGGGCGACGCAAAATCATGGAGGATGGTATGACGACAGCGGTTGCGCAAGACGACATTCAAGAAATCTGGCTGCAATTCAAAGCCGATCCCGAGAACCAAGATTTGCGAAACCGCTTGGTCGAGCAATATCTGCCTTTGGTGAAATATAATGGTGAACGCATTTGGGCGCGGTTGCCCGAAGGCGTGGAACTCGACGACCTCGTTTCGGCCGGCGTCTTTGGCCTGATGGACGCCATCGATGCCTTCGACCTGACGCGCGGCGTGAAGTTCGAGACCTATTGCGTTCCCCGCATTCGCGGCGCTATGCTCGACGAGTTGCGCACGATGGATTGGGTGCCGCGTCTGGTCCGCTCCAAAGCGAGTAAGCTTAACGAAGGCTTGAAAACGCTCGAAGCGAAACTCGGCCGTGCCCCATCCGACGCCGAATTGGCCGAGTATATGCAAATCTCGATTCAAGAACTCGAGAAAATGATGCTCGATGCCAACGCGGTTAACCTCATCAGCCTCAATAAGAAATGGTACGAAACCGACAGCTATAAAGATGTCCGCGAGATCGACATTCTCGAAGACAAGCGCGGCGAAGACCCCACCCGACGCATTCAAAAAACCGATCTCATGCGGCTGGTCACGAAGGGGCTCAACCGCAACGAGCGGCTGATCATCATTCTATATTACTACGAAGAGTTGACGATGAAGGAAATCGGCGCCACGCTCGATCTCTCCGAAAGCCGCGTCAGCCAAATGCACAGTTCGATCGTACAGCGCCTGCAAAGCCAACTCGGTCGCCGCCGACCGGAGTTTGCCAGTTAGACCAAGTGCTGAAGTCACTTATCTGCTGAACCAACATCATCGAAGCGTTGTTTCAGTAATCGCAGGCAAGCGGTTCCAATCCACGGTCTAGATTCATTGTTCCGCCAGCAGCTTCGAGAGCATTTGCTCCATGATTCGTTCGTCGCCGACGGCATAGCCTCGCCAGACGGCCCGAATGATCCCGCGCCGATCGACGATCACCGTTGCTGGGTAACTGATCTCAGACATGCCAAGCAGCGCGGCTAGGCCGGCTTGCGTTGCTCCGCTGGGATCGGCGTACATCGGCATCGATATCCCTTTGGATTTCAACAAATTCTCGGTCGTCTCCCGAAGCGTCGAGAGATTCTCCATCGCCTCTCCGCTGGCGGATACCGACAGAAATTGGACGTCGGGCTTGCTGCGATAGCGGTCCCACAGTTCCACGATGTGCGGCAACTCATGCATACAGATACCGCAGGTCGTATCCCAATAGTTCATCAGCACGACCTTGCCTTGGATGGTTTCCGGCGACACTGCAGCGCCATCGCCCGTTAGCGGCTGCAAATCAAGCGCGGACAATTGCTTTCCAACCGCCTCGTCGTTCGTCACCGAAGCCACGTTGGATTCAGGACGCATGCCGCGCCATATCAAAGCAGTGACGACGACCAGCGCCACGACGCCCCAAAACACGACACGGCCCCATGGAGAACTGGTTTTTGCGTTCATTCCGACACCCCGGATTGGCACAGGGTTTTAGAAACAAGTAAGCTTGGAAGGTCCAACCAGCATCATAATCGCTGGGGTAGACTTCGTCTGCCCTTGGCAAACGCGGATATTTCCCATGCACATCGAGGTCGAACAAAAGTTCCCGCTTGTCGATTCAGAGGCCATCGACCGCCGCTTGGCTGAGATCGGAGCATGTCGTGGTTCGGAAATGGCGCAAGTGGATCACTATTTCAATCACCCGACCCGCGATTTCGCGCAAACCGATGAGGCTTTGCGGCTAAGGCAAATCGGCGAAGCAAATTTCGTCACGTATAAAGGCCCCAAGTTCGACGTCGCCACAAAAACGCGTCGGGAGCTAGAATTGCCGCTGCCCGTCGGCGCGGCGATGGCTGAGTCGTTTACCGAACTGCTGCTTGCGCTGGGTTTTCGCAAAGTCGCCACGGTTCGCAAGCTGCGCCGCGTTTTTCACTTATTTTGGGAAGGGACTGAAATCGAAATCGCACTGGACGAAGTCGAGCGACTCGGCGCATTTTTGGAGATGGAACTGGTTGCGGATGAAGCAGGCGTTGATGCGGCCAAACAACGCCTAACATCACTGGCTGCGGAACTACAGCTTACCGATAGCGAGCGCCGCAGCTATCTCGAATTGCTGTTGGCAGTCGTAAAATAAACGCCGCCAGGAGAAACGCGGGCGGGCCGGATGTGCTGATGCGTTTGGCCGGGGCAACGGACCAAACCACCGGGCAACCTTCCGACCCGCCGCGGGTGGACGGATGGCTCGGTTGAAGCGCCTGCGCGATCTCGGAGACGACCCAAACGAATAACGCGATTTCTCGATGACGATTCGAAATGTATTCGTAGCCAACAGCCCGACAAGGCGAGTTCGAAGCCGCCGTCAGCTTCCAATAGTGAATATCTAAACAGGTTATGTCCGAGGCAAATCACTTCGCCGACGCCCCCGATACAGCGGCAAATGAGGGAATCGGATTATCATCTTCAACATGGAAGTTGCCTTCTCGAAACAAGCAAACCGACGAGCCAAGCTCCATGGTGCTGAACCAAGCCAAACGGAACACATTTCCTACGCCGGCGCGGCAAGGATAGTTCATTCGTTCCTCCCGGTTCCCGTCAATCCATACAGCAAAAACCCCTGACACCCAAAAAACAGCCGGGGAAAGCGCTGCCTCTCCCCGGCCAAATCGGCGATGTTTTATCGGCAATCCAACGATTACTTTGCTTCCTTCTCGATATCTTTGGCCGGCTTAAAGCCCTTGGAAGTGTCTTTGAACACCAAGTCGATCCGCGCGTCTTCCGCCGCCTTTTCGACTTTGCCCTTGCAGTTGTTGCAGCAGAAGCAAACATCGACGCCGTCAATCGTCACTTTGGTTTCCGGTTTGCACGGCTTGCCGGAAAAGGGACAGGCGACTTGCTTGAGCTGTCCGGTTTGCACCATTTGATGATGAGCTTTCGCGCCGAACTTCGCATGGGTTGTGTCGGCATTAAATGCCTTGGGACAATTATTACAGCAGAAGTAGACCTTGCAGTCCTCGAACATCACCGACGCTTCGGGATTCACCGGCTTGCCCGACACCGGACACTTCACATCTTTGCCCGGCACAGTCTCGACGGCGGCCGTCGCTCCGACAACAAGTCCGCCCACGGCCAATGCAGACATCACCGCCAAGATCGCACGTGCTTTCATAGGTCACTCCTTCACAAGAAAGAAAAATGGGGTCAAGAGAGCTTGGAAACAAAGAACTGATCGAGTTGCCACCTGGACGGCCAATTGCCGACGACCGATCAAGTCTCATTTATTTGAGGGTTGTGCGGACCGAGAGTCAAGTATTGAGCGTCGACCAGCGATGCATTTTTGCTGTAAAATTGTAAAGTTTGTTGGCTCACTGCGACCAGCTTCTTCCTGGTTTGATTTGAGGCTTTGAACGCCCGGCCATCAAAACTCGCTAGAATTGAGACCGCCTGCTCACGCTGTTACCAGCCTGCAAGCCATCCCATGACCCTGCTCTACTACCACGACCGCTTTCTCGATCACCAAACCGGCGCGCATCCCGAACGGGCCGAGCGGCTGACGCAAGTCATGCGACATTTGCAGCGTCAGTCGCTCGTCGAACGCTGCCGTCGTATCCATTGGCCGCCTCTGACGATGGAGCGGCTCACGCGAGTCCACCAGC belongs to Pirellulales bacterium and includes:
- a CDS encoding FliA/WhiG family RNA polymerase sigma factor — translated: MTTAVAQDDIQEIWLQFKADPENQDLRNRLVEQYLPLVKYNGERIWARLPEGVELDDLVSAGVFGLMDAIDAFDLTRGVKFETYCVPRIRGAMLDELRTMDWVPRLVRSKASKLNEGLKTLEAKLGRAPSDAELAEYMQISIQELEKMMLDANAVNLISLNKKWYETDSYKDVREIDILEDKRGEDPTRRIQKTDLMRLVTKGLNRNERLIIILYYYEELTMKEIGATLDLSESRVSQMHSSIVQRLQSQLGRRRPEFAS
- a CDS encoding TlpA family protein disulfide reductase, yielding MNAKTSSPWGRVVFWGVVALVVVTALIWRGMRPESNVASVTNDEAVGKQLSALDLQPLTGDGAAVSPETIQGKVVLMNYWDTTCGICMHELPHIVELWDRYRSKPDVQFLSVSASGEAMENLSTLRETTENLLKSKGISMPMYADPSGATQAGLAALLGMSEISYPATVIVDRRGIIRAVWRGYAVGDERIMEQMLSKLLAEQ
- the cyaB gene encoding class IV adenylate cyclase; the protein is MHIEVEQKFPLVDSEAIDRRLAEIGACRGSEMAQVDHYFNHPTRDFAQTDEALRLRQIGEANFVTYKGPKFDVATKTRRELELPLPVGAAMAESFTELLLALGFRKVATVRKLRRVFHLFWEGTEIEIALDEVERLGAFLEMELVADEAGVDAAKQRLTSLAAELQLTDSERRSYLELLLAVVK